The Colletotrichum higginsianum IMI 349063 chromosome 2, whole genome shotgun sequence genome has a segment encoding these proteins:
- a CDS encoding Legume-like lectin family protein, with protein sequence MRVSQAPLSSTLAFLLGASLTQAQYLINELSFGYTGSISPNNDGHVPNFVLQGQPNQPEILSNKIILTPVAPGNQRGSIWSTQKVTHSTFIADIDFRANGPERAGGNLNIWLTNGGAADVGMSSAYTAPRFDGLVLVIDGHGGTGGMVRGFLNDRSTDYKAQSDISPLAFGHCQYHYRNLGRPSQIKLRQTDRVFKVEIDGRLCFETDKVKIPPGYTFGITAASADNPDSFEIFKMVVMSDSLHASDNGGQQSQQQQQQQQQQQQQQAHEQKSTQGQPNTNNPRSGNAEPIDLNAIPDSSADAITSSKAQFADLHNRLQSVNHQIGTIFRSVNQYGQQAEHRHAETSQILDSLRQELRKLEKINDLEGRINGLEREIRAMRTDLNLQMKNTEHSLKGYMSDHHATLSSHIVKAAPGHGKLIGVIIGSQVVLVVGYMLYKRRKNSMPKKYL encoded by the exons ATGCGTGTGTCGCAAGCTCCCCTGAGCTCGACGCTCGCCTTCCTGCTCGGCGCGAGCTTGACACAAGCTCAGTACCTCATCAACGAGCTTAGCTTCGGCTACACTGGCAG cataTCGCCCAACAATGACGGCCACGTGCCCAACTTCGTGCTCCAGGGCCAGCCGAATCAGCCCGAGATCCTTTCCAACAAGATCATCCTCACGCCCGTCGCGCCCGGGAACCAGCGCGGCTCCATCTGGAGCACCCAGAAGGTGACGCACAGCACCTtcatcgccgacatcgacTTCCGCGCCAACGGCCCCGAGCGCGCCGGCGGAAACCTCAACATCTGGCTCACCAAcggtggcgccgccgacgtcggcatGAGCTCCGCCTACACGGCGCCGCGCTTCGACggtctcgtcctcgtcatcgacggccacggcggcaccggcggcatGGTGCGCGGCTTCCTGAACGACCGCTCGACCGACTACAAGGCCCAGAGCGACATCAGCCCCCTCGCCTTCGGCCACTGCCAGTACCACTACCgcaacctcggccgccccAGCCAGATCAAGCTGCGCCAGACCGACCGCGTCTTCAAGGTCGAGATCGACGGCCGCCTGTGCTTCGAGACCGACAAGGTCAAGATCCCGCCGGGCTACACCTTTGGCATCACCGCCGCGAGCGCCGACAACCCGGACTCGTTTGAGATCTTCAAGATGGTTGTCATGTCCGACAGCCTGCACGCCAGCGACAACGGTGGTCAGCaaagccagcagcagcagcagcagcaacagcaacagcaacagcagcaggcccACGAGCAAAAGTCTACCCAGGGCCAGCCGAACACCAACAACCCGCGCAGCGGCAACGCCGAGCCGATCGACCTGAACGCCATCCCCGACTCcagcgccgacgccatcacGTCGTCCAAGGCGCAGTTTGCCGACCTGCACAACCGCCTGCAGTCGGTCAACCACCAGATCGGCACCATCTTCCGCTCCGTCAACCAGTACggccagcaggccgagcACCGCCACGCCGAGACGTCGCAGATCCTCGACTCGCTGCGCCAGGAGCTGcgcaagctcgagaagatcaacgacctcgagggccgcatcaacggcctcgagcgCGAGATCCGCGCCATGCGCACCGACCTCAACCTGCAGATGAAGAACACGGAGCACTCCCTCAAGGGCTACATGAGCGACCACCACGCCACGCTGTCGTCCCAcatcgtcaaggccgccccCGGCCACGGCAAGCTCATCGGCGTCATCATCGGGTCccaggtcgtcctcgtcgtcgggtATATGCTGTACAAGAGGAGAAAGAACTCGATGCCCAAGAAGTACCTGTAG
- a CDS encoding Dolichyl pyrophosphate Glc1Man9GlcNAc2 alpha-1,3-glucosyltransferase, producing MAEPYPTLTQCALVAGALKVLLFPAYKSTDFEVHRNWLAITNTLPVSEWYYEKTSEWTLDYPPFFAYFEWVMSQVAKLVDPAMLRVYNLEYDSWQTVYFQRWTVVISELVLVYALQRFVDSAAGATRRAAQAAAISILLSPGLLIIDHIHFQYNGAMYGVLILSLALARAKSGLLASGLLFAALLCMKHIYLYLAPAYFVFLLRAYCLSPKSILRIQFLNCVKLGGGIAAIFGAAFGPFVAMDQIPQLASRLFPFSRGLCHAYWAPNAWALYSFADRLLIYVAPRFNLPVKAEAINSVTRGLVGDTAFAVLPEISPRTCFALTLFFQALPLVKLFLQAPPTWDAFIGAVTLCGYASFLFGWHVHEKAVLLVIIPFSLIALKDRRYLSAFRPLAVAGHVSLFPLLFTPAEFPIKTVYTIFWLILFLVVFDRLAPASRKARFFLLDRFSTFYIAISIPLILYCSVLHQIVFGKRYEFLPLMFTSSYCAVGVVGSWIGFLVVYFTS from the exons ATGGCCGAACCGTACCCGACCCTCACCCAGTGCgcgctcgtcgccggcgctcTCAAggtcctcctcttcccggCCTA CAAGTCCACCGACTTCGAAGTCCACCGCAACTGGCTCGCCATCACGAACACCCTGCCCGTTTCCGAGTGGTACTACGAGAAGACGTCGGAATGGACCCTTGACTacccccccttcttcgcctACTTCGAATGGGTCATGTCCCAGGTCGCGAAGCTGGTCGACCCGGCCATGCTCCGCGTCTACAATCTGGAGTACGACAGCTGGCAGACGGTCTACTTTCAGCGATGGaccgtcgtcatctccgAGCTGGTCCTCGTCTATGCCCTCCAGAG gttCGTCgactccgccgccggcgccacgAGGCGagccgcccaggccgccgccatctccatccTCCTGTCGCCCGGCCTCCTCATCATTGACCACATCCACTTTCAGTACAACGGCGCCATGTACGGCGTCCTCATCCTgtccctggccctcgcccgGGCCAAGTCGGGCCTGCTGGCCAGCGGCTTGTTGTTCGCCGCGCTGCTGTGCATGAAGCACATCTACCTGTACCTGGCGCCGGCCTACTTCGTCTTCCTGCTCCGCGCCTACTGCCTGTCGCCCAAGTCCATCCTGCGCATCCAGTTCCTCAACTGCGTCAAGCTGGGTGGCGGCATTGCGGCCATCTTTGGCGCCGCGTTCGGCCCCTTTGTTGCCATGGACCAGATCCCCCAGCTGGCCAGCCGCCTGTTCCCGTTCTCGCGAGGCCTCTGCCACGCCTACTGGGCCCCCAACGCCTGGGCGCTGTACTCCTTCGCGgaccgcctcctcatctACG TTGCGCCGCGCTTCAACCTGCCggtcaaggccgaggcgatCAACAGCGTGACCAGGGGCCTCGTGGGAGACACGGCGTTTGCCGTCCTCCCCGAGATCAGCCCGCGCACCTGCTTCGCCCTGaccctcttcttccaggCCCTGCCCCTGGTCAAGCTGTTCCTCCAGGCGCCGCCCACCTGGGACGCCTTCATCGGGGCCGTCACGCTGTGCGGCTACGCGTCGTTCCTCTTTGGCTGGCACGTCcacgagaaggccgtcctGCTGGTCATCATCCCGTTCAGCCTCATCGCGCTCAAGGACCGGCGCTACCTGAGCGCCTTCCGGCCCCTGGCCGTGGCCGGGCAcgtctccctcttcccgCTGCTGTTCACGCCGGCCGAGTTCCCCATCAAGACGGTGTACACCATCTTCTGGCTGATCCtgttcctcgtcgtcttcgaccgcctggcgccggcctcgcggaaGGCGAGGTTCTTTCTGCTCGACCGCTTCAGCACGTTCTACATCGCAATCAGCATCCCGCTGATCCTGTACTGCTCGGTCCTGCACCAGATCGTCTTTGGGAAGCGGTACGAGTTTCTGCCGCTCATGTTCACCAGCTCCTACTGCGCcgtgggcgtcgtcggcagctGGATCGGGTTCCTGGTCGTGTACTTTACATCgtga